Within the Gloeobacter kilaueensis JS1 genome, the region TCGAGGTCGAAGACCAGGGCCGGGGGATTCCAGCGGACAAACTCGAGACGATCTTCGAGCGCTTTCAGCAGGTCGATGCCAGCGATTCGCGCCAAAAAGGCGGCACCGGGCTGGGGCTTGCTATCTGCCGGGGCATCGTCGAACAGCACGGTGGTCGGATCTGGGCGGTGAGCACCCCGGATCTGGGCAGCACGTTTATTTTGACACTGCCGCTCACAGACGAACCGCCGGGCGACACTGCCCCTCAAGGGCGCTCCTCCAGCCTATGAAGCGCATTCTGGTGATCGACGACGAGGCGGACATTCGCGAGGTGATCGAGGCAGCTCTGGAGCTGACCCGCGACTGGCAGGTGCTGCAGGCCGCCTCCGCCGAGGCGGGGCTGAGCGTCGCCGATAAGACGCAGCCCGACGCCATTCTGCTCGATGTAATGATGCCGGGAATGGATGGGCCGACTGCCTTTGCTCGCCTGCAAAAAGAAGCCCACACCCGGCTCATCCCGGTCGTTTTGCTCACCGCCAAGGTGCAGTCGGCTGACCGCCGCCGCTTCGCCGCCCTCGGCGTGGCCGGGGTGATCGACAAACCCTTTGACCCGATGCGGCTGGCCGAGCAGATCGAGGCACTCCTCGGCTGGGACGGCTGAATCTGTGCGTTTTTTAGCTCTGGCGGTGAAAGACGCATGGCGCAGTGCCAGGTGATCAGCAATCACCTCGCTGCTGTCAATAATTCTGAGGGGCCGGGCTGCTCCCCAGGAGGGCACAGTTTAGCTTTACGATCGCTTCTGTAAGAGCCTGGCGTACTATTTTAAGCTTGGTGAAGAAATATGCATCAAGATGTCCCGCAAAGAAGTATCTCTGCTACTTTGTTGAAATCTTGTTCTTAACCGTGCGCAATGGCAGGACGCTCTTCGATCAGCGATCTTGAATCGATCGGGGGCAGCGCCTGCGATCGGAGTTTTCTGGCCGGCGGCGGCGAGATGGGCGAGCGGATCCGCGCCTTCGATTGGGCAGGGACGCCCCTGGGTCCAGTGTCCGTCTGGCCCCAGAGTTTGCGCACCGCCGCGAGCATCGTTCTCAATTCGCTCTACCCGATGTTTGTCTTTTGGGGACCGCAGCGGATCACTCTCTACAACGACGCTTACTGTCCGATGCTTGGAGCGGGCAAGCACCCCTGGGCGCTGGGCCGCTCGGGCGAGCTGGTCTGGCCTGAGATCTGGAGCACGATCGGGCCGATGGTCGAGGAGGTGATCGAGGCGGGCCGGGCCACCTGGTCAGAAAATTTGCCCCTGTTTATCCGGCGCAGCAGCGATCTCGAAGAGACCTACTTCACGTTTTCCTACAGCCCGATCCGCGACGAATCCGGCGGGGTGGGAGGACTTTTTTGTGCCTGCACCGAGACGACCACCCGCGTGCTGAGTGAGCGCCGCCTGCGTACCCTCAGAGATCTTGCCGCCCAGACCGGCAGTGCCCACAGCGCCGAAGCGGCCTGCCACCTGGCCGCCCAGACGTTCGAGGCCAATCCGGCGGACCTGCCCTTTGCCCTGATTTATCTGTTGGACGGCGAGGGACAACGGGCGCTACGCACCGGGGCTGCCGGATCTAAGAGAGTAGTGGCGGCACTGCCAGGGGCGGTGGTGCTGGGGGAGCAGAGCGGTTGGGGTGCGGCGATGCGGGAGGCAATCCAGACTGGGCGGGCCGTCGTCGTCACCGATTTGCTCGCCGCCGCCGGTCCACTGCAAGCTGGATTGTGGCCCGAGGCGATTCGAGAAGCCCTTGTACTCCCTTTTACCGGCAGTGGCCAGGAGCGCCCGGCGGGCTTGCTCGTCGCCGGCATCGGTGCCCGGCGCGTGCTCGACGAGGAGTACCGGGGCTTTCTTGATCTGGCCGCTGCCCAGGTCGGGGCGGCAGTAGCCAATGCCCGCGCCTACGAGAACGAACGGCAGCGGGCGGAGGAACTGGCACAGCTGGACCGGGCAAAGATTGCTTTTTTTAGCAACGTCAGCCACGAATTTCGGACACCGCTCACCTTGATGCTCGGCCCGGTCGAGGAGTTGCTCGCTGCCGGACTGCCGGAGGCGATGCACAGCAAGGCGGAGACGCTCCATCGCAACGGCTTGAGGCTGCTGAAGCTGGTCAACGCCCTGCTCGATTATGCGCGGGTCGAATCGGGCCGCTCGGAGGCACATTTTGTGCCCACCGACCTGGCAGCCTGCACCGCCGATCTGGCCGGTACGTTCCGCACGACGATCGAGAAGGCGGGGCTGGCGCTGGAGGTCGTCTGCCCGCCCGTGGGCGAGCCGGTCTACATCGACCGCAGCCTCTGGGAGCTGATCGTTTTGAACTTGCTGTCCAATGCTTTTAAGTTCACCTTCACAGGCCGGATCAGCGTGCGCCTCAGCCGCGAGGCAAAGACGGTCCTGCTCGCAGTCGAGGACACCGGCACGGGTATCCCGGCGCACGAGCTGCCCCAGCTCTTCGAGCGCTTCCACCGGGTAGAAGGGGCGGTGGGCCGGAGCTTCGAGGGCAGCGGCATCGGCCTGGCACTGGTGGCGGAGCTGGTAAAACTGCACGGCGGCAGCGTCCACGTCGAGAGCGAAGTGGCAAAGGGCAGCAGCTTTCAGGTGCGCATTCCCCTGGGCACTGCCCACCTCCAGCCCGATCAGGTGGGCAGTGCGCCGGAGATTCTGGTAGCGACCGCAAAGCCGATCGCTTTTGTCGAGGAGGTGCGCTCGTGGCTGCCCACCGCTACCGTGGACGAGCAGGGCGGAGCGGGCGAGCAGACAGTGCTGCTCGTAGACGACAACAGCGACATGCGCGCCTACCTGTGTCGATTGCTCTCGCCGCGCTACCGCACCCTGGCCGTAGCCAACGGCCTGGAAGCCCTGGAGGCGATCCGCCGCGCACCGCCGGATCTGGTGCTCACCGACGCGATGATGCCCCGACTCGACGGCTCTGGGTTGATCGAAGCCCTGCGCGCCGATCAGGCGACACGGGATCTGCCTGTGATCATCCTTTCGGCGCGGGCCGGAGAAGAAGCAAAGGTAGAGGGCCTCGTTGCCGGGGCGGACGACTATCTGGTCAAGCCCTTCTCCGCTCGCGAACTGCTGGTGCGCATCGAGGCGGTCTTGAAGATGGCGCACCTGCGGCGGGAAGTGGCCCAGCGCGAGCGCAAACTGCGCACCGAGGCGCAACTGGCCCGCCAGGAACTGGACAGTGTTTTATCGCGCATCGGCGATCTATTTTTGGCCCTCGATCGCGAGTGGCGCTACAGCTACGTCAACGAGCGCGTCTGCGAACTGGTCGGCCTGCCGCGCGAACAGTTGTTGGGCCAGTGCATCCAGGAATTGTTTGCGGAGGCGGGCGGCCTTCCCTTTGACCGTTATCTGCGCGCCGCACTGGACAAGCAACAGCCTGTACATTTTGAATATTTTTCTGAGCGCTGGCAGCGCTGGTTTGAAAACCGTGTCTATCCCTCCGAGGACGGGGTGTCGGTTTTTATCACCGACATCACTGAGCGCAAGCGCGCCGAGGAGCGGCTGCGACTCTGGAACAGCGCGCTGGAGCAGGCGGTGGTGGAGCGGACCGATCAGCTGCGCGAACTCAACGACGAGCTTGAAGGCGAGATCATCGAGCGCAAACGCACCGGGCAGCAGATGCTGCTCTCGCTTCAAGAAAAAGAGTTGTTGTTGCGGGAGATTCACCACCGGGTCAAAAACAATCTCCAGGTGATCGCCAGTCTTTTGAAACTGCAGGCTCACCAGCTTGCCAATGCCAAGTTGACGACTGCCTTTGCTGAATGTCAGCAGCGCATCCAGGCGATGGCGCTTATCCATCAGCACCTCTACCAGTCGGCCAATCTTGCCCGAATCGAGTTCCGGGCGTACCTCAAAGAACTGGTGGGCAGTCTGTTTCGAGCCTACAATGTTTGTCCCCAGCGGATACGGCTAATCCAGGAGATTGCCGAAGTACCTGTCAGTATAGATATAGCGGTGCCGCTGGGTTTGATTTTAAGTGAACTGGTGAGCAATGCTCTGAAGTACGCCTTTGTCGGCAGACGACAGGGACAGTTGCGGTTGCAATTTCGCCGTCTGCGAGACAATTTCTGTCAACTGGTGCTGGATGACGACGGCATCGGCCTACCCGACGATCTGGACTGGCGCTCGACGCAATCTCTCGGGCTGCATCTGGTCCGGCTATTGGTAGAGCAACTGGACGGGAATCTGACGGTTCACCAGGAGACAGGCACCTGCTTTGAGATCACATTTACACTGCCGGATGACAGGGGGAAAATACGATGAGCGCCAGCATTTTAATCGTTGAGGATGAGCGGTTGGTGGCCGAAGATCTGCGCATCAGCGTCGAATCCTTTGGCTATTATGTCTGCGATATTGTCGGCAGCGGCGAACTGGCAGTCGAGCGCTGCAACCAGTTGCATCCGGATCTCGCCTTGATGGACATTCAGCTGAAGGGTTCGTTGAATGGCATCGCCGCTGCCCAGCAGATCTGCCAGAAAAATGATGTTGCCGTCGTTTTTTTGACCGCCTTTTGCGACGCCCAGTTTCTGGAGCAGGCCCAGACCGTTCTGCCCTACGGCTACCTGCTGAAGCCCTACAACGAAAATGAGCTGCGGGCGATGCTCCAGATGGCCCTCTACAAGCACACTGCCGAAAAGCAGATCAGAGAGCAACAGCAGCGCTTGAATGCGATCTTGAGCCGTCTGAACGACCCGGTAGTTCTGCCGTCGGCCTCCCAATCCCTTCAAGTCCAGGAATGGGAGACGGGAGCAGCCCGCAAAGCCAGCCGCGCTGTCGAGCGCAAGGCGCTGTTCGATGGATTGCTGCAGACGCTGGCCCACGAGTTGCGCACGCCGTTGCTGGCCTCGCGGTTGACATTGCGCTCGCTGATGCGCGGAGCGTTTGGTCCGGT harbors:
- a CDS encoding response regulator, whose amino-acid sequence is MKRILVIDDEADIREVIEAALELTRDWQVLQAASAEAGLSVADKTQPDAILLDVMMPGMDGPTAFARLQKEAHTRLIPVVLLTAKVQSADRRRFAALGVAGVIDKPFDPMRLAEQIEALLGWDG
- a CDS encoding ATP-binding protein — encoded protein: MAGRSSISDLESIGGSACDRSFLAGGGEMGERIRAFDWAGTPLGPVSVWPQSLRTAASIVLNSLYPMFVFWGPQRITLYNDAYCPMLGAGKHPWALGRSGELVWPEIWSTIGPMVEEVIEAGRATWSENLPLFIRRSSDLEETYFTFSYSPIRDESGGVGGLFCACTETTTRVLSERRLRTLRDLAAQTGSAHSAEAACHLAAQTFEANPADLPFALIYLLDGEGQRALRTGAAGSKRVVAALPGAVVLGEQSGWGAAMREAIQTGRAVVVTDLLAAAGPLQAGLWPEAIREALVLPFTGSGQERPAGLLVAGIGARRVLDEEYRGFLDLAAAQVGAAVANARAYENERQRAEELAQLDRAKIAFFSNVSHEFRTPLTLMLGPVEELLAAGLPEAMHSKAETLHRNGLRLLKLVNALLDYARVESGRSEAHFVPTDLAACTADLAGTFRTTIEKAGLALEVVCPPVGEPVYIDRSLWELIVLNLLSNAFKFTFTGRISVRLSREAKTVLLAVEDTGTGIPAHELPQLFERFHRVEGAVGRSFEGSGIGLALVAELVKLHGGSVHVESEVAKGSSFQVRIPLGTAHLQPDQVGSAPEILVATAKPIAFVEEVRSWLPTATVDEQGGAGEQTVLLVDDNSDMRAYLCRLLSPRYRTLAVANGLEALEAIRRAPPDLVLTDAMMPRLDGSGLIEALRADQATRDLPVIILSARAGEEAKVEGLVAGADDYLVKPFSARELLVRIEAVLKMAHLRREVAQRERKLRTEAQLARQELDSVLSRIGDLFLALDREWRYSYVNERVCELVGLPREQLLGQCIQELFAEAGGLPFDRYLRAALDKQQPVHFEYFSERWQRWFENRVYPSEDGVSVFITDITERKRAEERLRLWNSALEQAVVERTDQLRELNDELEGEIIERKRTGQQMLLSLQEKELLLREIHHRVKNNLQVIASLLKLQAHQLANAKLTTAFAECQQRIQAMALIHQHLYQSANLARIEFRAYLKELVGSLFRAYNVCPQRIRLIQEIAEVPVSIDIAVPLGLILSELVSNALKYAFVGRRQGQLRLQFRRLRDNFCQLVLDDDGIGLPDDLDWRSTQSLGLHLVRLLVEQLDGNLTVHQETGTCFEITFTLPDDRGKIR
- a CDS encoding hybrid sensor histidine kinase/response regulator, which gives rise to MSASILIVEDERLVAEDLRISVESFGYYVCDIVGSGELAVERCNQLHPDLALMDIQLKGSLNGIAAAQQICQKNDVAVVFLTAFCDAQFLEQAQTVLPYGYLLKPYNENELRAMLQMALYKHTAEKQIREQQQRLNAILSRLNDPVVLPSASQSLQVQEWETGAARKASRAVERKALFDGLLQTLAHELRTPLLASRLTLRSLMRGAFGPVDQALQEVLSESEGTNEELIKMVETLLEISRYETGAQFLLQEPLDWHRLSKAAIEGLRATFGCEPPNIHCRIEPVPAQVIGDPQQIVCLLRCLLDNALRASGPGDSVELSVELLPPRRVKVSVSDQGQGIAPSVQKQLFKKFLPNRRRGWGAGLSLYLCNRIVQAHGGTIAVNSTPGSGSTFYFTLPLAGRRR